The Spirochaeta isovalerica DNA window GTTGATCAGTTCTGGGCATAAAGGAAGTGAGGGTGACATACATCCTGGGGACCCACTCCTCCCGGATTTCCACTTCGATGAAAGGATCGGCCGGATCGATATCGATCAGTTTTTCCTCGAGGATTCCCTCCCGTTCGATCGTCATCAGGTATTTCCCTTTTTCCAGAGGCGATTTGACCAGAATCCGCGCTGTGTCTCCCGGGAAGTAGAGCTCCTGCTCCACATCGAGGGTGATATCTTCGGCGTTGTTCCCGGCCCACCGGACCCAGGAACCGCCGCTGACATAAAACTCAAGGTCTGTTATAACTTCATTGTCTTTCCGGTCCCGGCTGCTGATCCGCAGACGGTAGCTTCCCGCTTGTGTCGGCGTATACGTCCAGGAAAGCCGTCCGTTCTTCCATAAAGATTCATCGCTGTGCAGAGTCTCCTCAACCCATTCGTAACGGGTGTTGATCCGGCCGCCCACGCTGTTCTGCTGAACCGCTTTCCAGGAGCCTTTAATGACCTCAATCTGAGCGCTGCCGTCCGAAGGAGCGAGTTCCCCCTCGGGACTGACCTGTACGAAACGGAATTGCATTTCCCGGTCCACGGCGACGAAACGCCTCCAACGGCCGGCGCTTCCGTCATCGATCGACGCCCCGATGTAATAGAACGCGGGGTGAACGACCGCCGAATCGGCGACGCTCACCGTCTGCCGGTCTATATCTTCGACTGTTGCCTCCGCCACGTATCGGTAGGCCATGCCCTTGATGCTGTGATCGCCCGTTTCCACGGACAGCATGGCCGAACCGTCAACGCTGAGCTTGTCTTCACCGGAGGAAATGACATTTTCTCTCAGCCAGCCCACTGTCGGACCGAATACAGAATACTGCCAGTCCTTTCCGGGAGGGCTGTAGTGAACCGGCTTTCTCGTCCAGAAACTGCTCACGTCTCCGCCGGCCATAGAGCCGCCCGAAAGATAGGACGCTTTCAGGGACATGGTGATTTTATCGCCGGTGTAGTATTTTCTATCGGGAGCGTTAAGTTCAGCCTGGAAATTGAGCCTACGGAAGAAAGCGACTTTCACCCTTTCCTCGAAGGTCTTCCCCTGCCTTTCATAAATGACTCTCAGATCCACGGGATCGAAATCGGCGGGAATGTCCCAGGTTTCATAAAATCCGCCCGATTCTGTCGTCCTGCCGTTCCAGCTGGCAATGGTTTTGGAATCGTATCCCCGCACTTCCTTGACCGTAATGGAATAGGGCCCTTCATAGGGAGAGAACTCTCCTAAATACTGATTCCAGTCCATGCCGCGGAGAGTGATCGTTTCTCCCGGCTTGTAGAGCCCTCTGTCGGAGAAGAAGAAAACTCTGGGGACAGTATCCTCTGCATAGACAGGAGAAGAGCTGCTGATACCGAAGCGCCATCCCGTCTGGGTGTTGCGGACCGGGAGATCGACCCGGTCGCCGTTCAATTCCGCCTTTATATTGATCTCGAATTGATAGCGGTTGCTTTTATAGAAAAACCGGGCCATATCGCCGCTGTTCAGCTCGATAAGGGCAAAGCCGTCGCTGTCGGTCTGTACCGTACCATAAAGGCCGTTCAATCCGGAAAGGGAAACTGTCGCGCCCTCCGCCGGCATGCCCGACGAGAGATGGTTGACCCAGATAAGGAATTTATTCCATGAATAGCGGGTGCTGATAGCCAGATCGGTCACCTGCACATTCATATTGCGTTTGTTCTGCCGGACTTTGGCTTCGTTGCGCCAGTTGATGTAATTCTCTTCGAAATTCCACTGAAGATTGACAACCCCGTATTTTCCGTTCAAATAGGGCGTCAGATCGACCAGCTTGTAATTGGCTTCATTTCGCTTGGCGGTCTCAAATCCGGGATCCTGAGGTACTCCATTGATGGAAAAAGTCCCTTTCTGAATATTCTGATATTCGTAAATCAGAAGTGGATCGAACCGGGCTTCCAGGCTTCTGAATCCGTCTGATCCGGGAAAGCGGGAATACTCGGCCGCCTTCGGCACTTCAACGGTCACGATTTTTTCCGCTTCCAGAGATCGGCCGTAAACATCCTCAATCCCGGCGCCGAGGGTCACAGTGTATTCCGATTCATACTGAACCGGCAGATCAGCCAGCCTCACCGTATGATCATAAACTTCAATATGATCTTTCAGATCAATCCCTTCAAAAGAAGTGGAGACATTGCCGTAAACCGTATCTTTGTTGACCGGATGGGAAAACTCCAGAAAAACGGGGTTCTGAACTCCGTCCGGATCGGCGGGAAAGCTGTAGCTGTAGCGGGAATAACTGGAGTAGCCGAAGGGGGAGAGCGTTCTGTACGTCAGCTCCTGGAGCTCTTCCCTGGGGCTCGACTGCTCATTGGCTCTGGCTCCGGAAAGAAGCTCTACCCGGATTTCGCTGTTGAAAGGCGTCTCACCTTCAAACGTCGCCAGGACCATGCGTTTGAGCGTATCGCTATGCCAGTTCTCGTGCTCTTCCGGAAGGGCGCTGACTTTGACATCGTACTCGCGGTAATCATCTTTTACTGTAATATAGCCGTCGAGTGCCAGGGCATCCACTTCCTGATTAAAAGTGAGAATGATGCTGTTTGTTTTGGATGGCGGAACCTCTCTTGTTGAATCGTACAGGTCATCGAGAGTCCCGAATGCCATAGATAGAATTTCGACAAACTCATTATGGAAAACGAAAGAATAGTCGAGAGGAAGAGCTTTACCGAAAATAGACTCGGTTCCCTCATTGATTGTCACGGTAAAATCGCGGGTGCGGTGTATCGGTTCGTCCGGCTCGAATGTAAGCATTTTGGTCCCCATCCACCGGAACGTGCCCTTCACCGCCGGATCGATGGACATGATGGGGCTTTCGGTCAGAGGCGCTCCGAGCCGGCTGACCGGAACCATGGGCTGATTGAAAAGAACATAGATCGTAGGCCGCCGCATCTCCATGGGCAATTCTCCCGAGGGGCCGAAATCAACGATCTTCAGAGGTCCCGCCGAACCGGAGGAAACGAGCCTGGACATATCCACATCGGAAGGATTGAAATAATTGATCGTGAGAGATGAAAAATCGAAAGCCTTTTTAAGCTGGTCAGAACTTCCTGAAACAGTCTCTGAAAAAAGCCGGTTCATCGCGGCCGAATCGACTTTGGACAAACGGGACCGGGCCAGCAGTTCCGCATCACCGAGAAGCGGCGCAGCGGGATCGATATCTGCATCATCGGGAGAAACAAGGAGCTCATCCTGATTTGTTACGACAGGACCGGTATCCTGAATCGTCTCCTCAACGGGACTTTCCCCTCCCTTTCCGCAGGAAACAAGAATGTTTATCGTTATCAGCGCAATAATCAGCTTTTTCATTTTCAATCCTTAATTTATTTTGTGCAGATGATCTCAAGACGGGAAGCCGGAGCGAAACCGTCTCTATTCAGTTTTTCCAAAAGGGCTTCGCCTTTTTCGATCAGGGCTTCGGAGTGTTCCAGTTTCTCCGCTCTTTCTTTATACATTTCAAAAGCTCCGCTAATCTGTCTGACAGTTTCCTCATCGTGAATTTTCTCGTCATCTCCGTCGAACTGTTCGAATTCAAATGAGGAAACCGGAAGCGTATGAAGAAAAGAGAGAAGCTCGTCTCTTGTCATAGTCCTCTCATGATAGGTTCCCAGGGCGCTGTCAATCTCTCCCCACCAGTGATGAAAGCCGGTATGGATTCTCTGCGACGGTCTTTCGTCGGCAGAGTGAAACATTTCCGAAATGATAAGCAGACCTTCGGGCTTCAGAACCCTGAGTGCTTCCGAGAGGACCAGATCTCTGTTTCTGAAGTGATGCAGAGAGTTGGAAATAGAAACCACATCAAATGAACCGTCATCAAAATCCAGGGATTCGCAATCCATGGGAATGAAGGAAATGCGGCTGTCCCTTTCCTCCTTTCCGGCCATGTCCAGAGCCTTCTGATTCAAATCAATGCCCAGGGCTTTTTCATAGTCTTTGAAAAGAGGACAGATGTGATCGAGAAATCCACCCCTCCCCGTTGCCAGATCGAGTATGGAACCCACTTTGAGATTGTTCAGTTTTTTATAAATTTCCATCATGTTTTCCATTATATATAAATTATAATAAGAGTATATGAAAAAATCTCTCCTTCCGCTTTTCACAATTCTTATTGCCGGTTCCTGTTTCAGTACCGGAAGCACATCGCCCTCTGGACCGCCCGAT harbors:
- a CDS encoding Ig-like domain-containing alpha-2-macroglobulin family protein, translating into MKKLIIALITINILVSCGKGGESPVEETIQDTGPVVTNQDELLVSPDDADIDPAAPLLGDAELLARSRLSKVDSAAMNRLFSETVSGSSDQLKKAFDFSSLTINYFNPSDVDMSRLVSSGSAGPLKIVDFGPSGELPMEMRRPTIYVLFNQPMVPVSRLGAPLTESPIMSIDPAVKGTFRWMGTKMLTFEPDEPIHRTRDFTVTINEGTESIFGKALPLDYSFVFHNEFVEILSMAFGTLDDLYDSTREVPPSKTNSIILTFNQEVDALALDGYITVKDDYREYDVKVSALPEEHENWHSDTLKRMVLATFEGETPFNSEIRVELLSGARANEQSSPREELQELTYRTLSPFGYSSYSRYSYSFPADPDGVQNPVFLEFSHPVNKDTVYGNVSTSFEGIDLKDHIEVYDHTVRLADLPVQYESEYTVTLGAGIEDVYGRSLEAEKIVTVEVPKAAEYSRFPGSDGFRSLEARFDPLLIYEYQNIQKGTFSINGVPQDPGFETAKRNEANYKLVDLTPYLNGKYGVVNLQWNFEENYINWRNEAKVRQNKRNMNVQVTDLAISTRYSWNKFLIWVNHLSSGMPAEGATVSLSGLNGLYGTVQTDSDGFALIELNSGDMARFFYKSNRYQFEINIKAELNGDRVDLPVRNTQTGWRFGISSSSPVYAEDTVPRVFFFSDRGLYKPGETITLRGMDWNQYLGEFSPYEGPYSITVKEVRGYDSKTIASWNGRTTESGGFYETWDIPADFDPVDLRVIYERQGKTFEERVKVAFFRRLNFQAELNAPDRKYYTGDKITMSLKASYLSGGSMAGGDVSSFWTRKPVHYSPPGKDWQYSVFGPTVGWLRENVISSGEDKLSVDGSAMLSVETGDHSIKGMAYRYVAEATVEDIDRQTVSVADSAVVHPAFYYIGASIDDGSAGRWRRFVAVDREMQFRFVQVSPEGELAPSDGSAQIEVIKGSWKAVQQNSVGGRINTRYEWVEETLHSDESLWKNGRLSWTYTPTQAGSYRLRISSRDRKDNEVITDLEFYVSGGSWVRWAGNNAEDITLDVEQELYFPGDTARILVKSPLEKGKYLMTIEREGILEEKLIDIDPADPFIEVEIREEWVPRMYVTLTSFMPRTDQPASYFDPDFGKPKGIFGAATLNISTASRELDVQVSSDKAVYRPGEKGEVTVKVTRNGSPVAGAEITYLAVDRGVLDLINYHIPNPLEYFYSPWNFRLYGAGDDSRRLLLAPVTYDVSNLVGGDGEDGKLQRRDDFSPLAVFEPFLVTDENGEVNIPIDWPDTLTTYRSTVIALKGDRIGYLEDELFVRNPLNVRTAMPRRMRVRDTSFAGVVITNIDGRDHEVTVKAESDLINLPGEKEKTVIVPAGRSMEVPYILEAKKQGSGEVVFTILSDVLDEELVQTMMVEQPILREAFTTTGTVGRDAQMAEEALIIPNNIGQSYGSLGFSIDSSRAPFLRDQLISLNGHRVYDNTFDYLYSALPGIVAPRTVKVMGADFENDAKEKLVRFLKYLRNRQRDDGGIATSSYMANVRSNPWLSLLSLHMLEILKKQNAEFQTVVSEKKLIAYVNNYAARNRSDLYYNVYLNYINALGGRADEARTDELMAMDDELGISGYALVAYAYKLEGRDAEVGKIYKRIKNFVSMGAQSVDIRETYEARFYFDSLYQQLSHLLRLAVMTGEEDDILSRYTFSLNRQKNSRNWISAHDRMWMALALNDLVALEGPEDTKFAAEVVINEDSMMKSRFEGYSRGPEEKVFDLFKEIIPVAGQNEASSLQFRKTGEGNLYYTTTLKYALPNESAPLRDEGISVFSTIETLEGEEITNNELMLGETYRMRVLLGTSKSRSYVNLTVPVPSGAEIVDPSFSTTSSYLNGGGTNSERWTRESQYGDEDSYIGEGYIINGDFYPFAPNQLIFDNEIRYSWDFLYYGQREVSFLFRCTTPGIYPTPPAGAELLFEPEVFGRDRGRLIVIH
- a CDS encoding class I SAM-dependent methyltransferase, with the translated sequence MMEIYKKLNNLKVGSILDLATGRGGFLDHICPLFKDYEKALGIDLNQKALDMAGKEERDSRISFIPMDCESLDFDDGSFDVVSISNSLHHFRNRDLVLSEALRVLKPEGLLIISEMFHSADERPSQRIHTGFHHWWGEIDSALGTYHERTMTRDELLSFLHTLPVSSFEFEQFDGDDEKIHDEETVRQISGAFEMYKERAEKLEHSEALIEKGEALLEKLNRDGFAPASRLEIICTK